The proteins below come from a single Desulfobulbaceae bacterium genomic window:
- a CDS encoding ATP-binding protein has protein sequence MIDQLQELLDSQEGENLEFKTAENNYPFEKLVKYCAALANEGGGKVVLGVSDKRPRKVVGSQAFKQPERTRAGLIERLHLNI, from the coding sequence ATGATCGATCAATTACAAGAGTTGCTGGACTCACAGGAAGGTGAGAACCTGGAGTTCAAAACAGCGGAAAACAATTATCCTTTTGAGAAACTGGTCAAGTACTGCGCGGCATTAGCCAATGAAGGCGGAGGAAAAGTAGTGCTCGGGGTAAGCGATAAACGCCCCAGGAAGGTTGTTGGATCCCAGGCATTCAAACAACCGGAAAGGACACGGGCAGGTCTTATTGAACGGCTGCATTTAAACATAGA
- a CDS encoding DUF4391 domain-containing protein translates to MITVDSFYQKLQCPQSCYLGKKIFKKHFFELNLNVTDKKAFSQDIEKITWAYTLKPETINIAQYTDDEKEYLEIAVIEVTLQSPKRQKRIGEIIQRAIPYPVLLIFVHGEEIALNVAEKRINRSDSSKIMAETVHDTPWLSPDHADGWQKEFLHDFCVTNFSYHTFYDFYQDMVQRIIALNCAVHTGRYCLTTEHTEYTETAEKTVFYHTSEEIDGRLERLKELERLQQEQMGIRNRLKKEKNMGSMVELNTKLKQLADRIKEILDLGF, encoded by the coding sequence ATGATAACGGTTGACTCCTTTTATCAAAAACTCCAGTGTCCGCAAAGCTGTTATCTGGGCAAAAAGATCTTTAAGAAGCATTTTTTTGAGCTGAATCTCAACGTCACAGACAAAAAGGCATTCAGTCAGGATATCGAAAAGATTACTTGGGCATACACCCTGAAACCGGAGACCATCAACATTGCCCAATACACAGATGATGAAAAGGAGTATCTGGAAATTGCCGTTATCGAGGTGACGCTGCAATCACCCAAGAGACAAAAACGGATTGGCGAGATCATTCAGCGAGCCATTCCCTACCCTGTATTGTTGATCTTTGTGCATGGGGAAGAAATTGCCCTGAATGTGGCGGAGAAAAGAATTAACCGCTCGGATAGCAGTAAGATCATGGCTGAAACGGTTCACGACACCCCATGGCTCTCGCCTGATCATGCCGACGGCTGGCAGAAAGAATTTTTGCATGATTTTTGCGTGACCAACTTTTCTTATCATACTTTTTATGATTTTTATCAGGACATGGTGCAGCGTATTATTGCCTTGAATTGTGCGGTGCATACTGGGCGTTATTGTTTAACCACGGAACATACGGAATACACGGAAACAGCAGAAAAAACTGTTTTTTATCATACTTCAGAAGAGATAGATGGGCGTTTGGAAAGGCTCAAGGAACTGGAAAGATTGCAGCAGGAACAAATGGGAATTCGTAATAGATTGAAAAAAGAAAAAAATATGGGTTCCATGGTGGAATTGAATACCAAGTTGAAACAACTTGCAGACAGGATTAAGGAAATTTTAGATTTGGGGTTTTAG
- a CDS encoding DUF4276 family protein, with protein sequence MHFDILVEDQSGKKALEILVPKIIGEDHTFTVKAYKGIGRIPRNLRASSDPAKRALLTQLPKLLQGYGRTYAGYPNDYRAAVILVCDLDSKCQKFFRKELTAVLNSCTPRPETRFCIAIEEGEAWFLGDIDAVKSAYPEGKDNILATYENDSICHTWEKLADAIYSGGSQKLASEGYHKIGAEKSAWAMNISPHMDVNNNNSPSFCYFRDKLRGLINS encoded by the coding sequence ATGCATTTTGATATACTCGTTGAGGATCAGTCCGGAAAGAAAGCGCTTGAAATCCTTGTTCCTAAAATTATCGGAGAAGACCATACCTTCACGGTTAAGGCTTACAAAGGAATTGGCAGAATTCCGCGAAACCTTAGGGCCTCATCTGACCCAGCCAAACGAGCCCTACTTACTCAGCTTCCCAAGTTGCTCCAGGGGTATGGTCGGACCTATGCAGGTTACCCGAATGATTATCGTGCAGCCGTAATTCTTGTTTGTGACCTGGACAGCAAGTGCCAAAAGTTTTTTCGTAAAGAACTTACTGCTGTTCTCAATTCATGCACCCCTCGCCCTGAAACACGTTTCTGTATCGCTATTGAAGAGGGAGAAGCTTGGTTTTTAGGTGATATTGACGCAGTAAAATCAGCCTATCCAGAAGGAAAGGATAATATCCTGGCCACTTACGAGAATGATTCAATTTGTCACACTTGGGAAAAGCTTGCTGACGCGATCTATTCTGGCGGGTCACAAAAATTAGCCTCCGAGGGCTACCATAAAATTGGGGCTGAGAAATCAGCTTGGGCAATGAATATTTCGCCTCATATGGATGTGAATAACAATAACTCTCCAAGTTTTTGCTATTTCCGGGATAAACTTCGAGGCCTCATCAACTCTTAG